The sequence TGCTCATCACAAGGATGTTTTGCCCCACCTTAATGCTTCCATCCACCACGCGCACAAGCGCCAAAGCCCCCAAATAGTTGTCAAACCAAGAATCATAGATGAGCGCTTTAGTCGAAGCACTCTCTTGACCATTGGGCGCAGGAATACGGCGGATGATCTCATCCAAAAGCTCTTTGATTCCAAGCCCTGATTTCGCACTCACATGAAGCGCTCCACTGCAATCCAATCCAATAGTCTGTTCGATCTCCTGCTTCACTCGCAAAGGATCAGCCGCGGGAAGATCGATCTTGTTGATGACAGGGAGAATCTCCAGCTCATTATCCAGTGCAATATAGACATTGGCGATCGTCTGCGCCTCCACTCCTTGGCTGGCATCCACAACCAAAAGCGCTCCCTCGCAAGAGGCAAGCGAGCGGCTCACCTCATAACTAAAATCAACATGCCCAGGGGTGTCGATGAGATTGAGGATATAATCCTCCCCTTCGTAGCGATAGCTAAGCCTCACGCTTTGCGCTTTGATGGTGATTCCTCGCTCCTTTTCGATGTCCATCGTGTCCATGAGCTGAGCCTTCATGTCGCGTGCCTCGACCGCGCCACACTCTTGGATGAGACGGTCAGCGAGCGTGCTTTTGCCGTGGTCGATATGGGCGATGATAGAGAAGTTTCGGATGTTTTTCATGCGCCAAAGGTGCCTTTTTTGTTTGATTTTAGGTGGGCGATTCTATCCTAGAAGCCCTTTAAAGCTCCAAAAATGTTATGATTCCGCTTAAAAAAGCAGAAGTTCATGTATCCCGTCACCGAAATTTTCTACTCCATTCAAGGTGAAGGCCACCACTCTGGCAAAGCGGCCCTCTTTGTTCGTCTGCATGGATGCAATCTCGCCTGCGATTTTTGCGATGAGCCCTCCCACACCCAAGGCGAATATGAGAACCAGAGCCAAGAGGCGATTTTAGAGCAACTTCGCGCCTACCCCGCGCACTTTGTCGTCATCACAGGGGGCGAGCCCACTCTTTTTGATCTCAATCCGCTCATCAAGTTTCTCCAAAAAGAGGGCTACTTTGTCGCCATCGAGACCAATGGATATAATTTGGCACACATCCAAGCGGCTGATTGGATCACCTACAGCCCCAAAAATTGGAATACCCTCGCCAAAGAGGGGTATGATGAGCTGAAATTCATCATCCACCACGCCTCAGACATCACTCCGCTATTAGCCCTGTTCCAAGAAAAACCCCTCTACCTCCAGCCTCAAAGCGATGGCTCTGCCCTCAATGCCGCCAATGTCGCTAGATGCGTGGAGCTCATCCTAGAACACCCAGAGTGGCGACTCAGCCTCCAAACCCACAAAATATTGGAGATTCCATGACCTCTTTGACTCCTTCAGCCCTCTCTTCATCCCATGCTCTCGTGGTCTTTAGCGGAGGACAAGATAGCACCACCTGCCTTGGCTGGGCGATTAAACACTTCAAAAGCGTGGAGGCGATCACCTTTGATTATGGACAGCGCCACCGCATCGAGATCGAGCAGTCGCGCCTCATCGCCCAAAAGCTTGGAATCAAGCAGTTCATCCTAGAGTTTGACCTCTTTAGTAAGCTTGGCGATTCGGCTCTTCTTGAGACAAGCAGCGATCTTAAAGCGAGCCCTCATCGCACCAAACCCCATCTCCCCGCCTCATTTGTCCCCAATCGCAATGCCCTCTTTTTCACCCTTGCTCACGCCTATGCCCAAAGAGAGGGATTGACCCACATTATCACAGGAATCAGCGAAGCGGACTACTCAGGTTATCCTGATTGCCGCGAAGAGTTTATCACCCACCTAGAGCGCACGCTCAATCTAGGGAGCGATTCTTCGATCCTTTTTGCCTATCCCCTGCTTCATCGAAACAAGGCGCAAACCTTTGCGCTGGCTAAAGAGTGCGGGGTGTTAGATCTCGTCCTCGAAGAATCGCACACTTGCTACAATGGGGATCGAAGCCATCGCTATGAGTGGGGGTATGGGTGCAAAGAGTGCCCCGCGTGCGGACTCAGAGAGAAGGGGTGGAGAGAGTATCAGGCCTCATTATAGACCCTCGCACGACTTTTGGGGGTCTCTAGAAACTCCACGCTAGAGACTTTCACGCCCAAGGGTTGGATGCGCGAGCGTAGAAGCTCTAAAAGCCACGAGGCGATCGATTCGCTAGTAGGGACGAATCTCACCACTACAAAGCTCTCATAAAGCTCTAAGATAGGGCTTGATTCTCCTTTGATTCGCTCAAAATCAACGCGCGCATAGCCCTCTTCCATCCACACAAGGGCGCTCTTATCGGCAAAATGGGGCAACAGCGTGGGAAAGAGCGGATCGTCAATATCAATGATGAATCGGTGATCCAAGACCTCATCAATGAAGCGCTTGAACCAATTCAGGTGAGCAAAATCCGTCACCATGCCCCTCTGAAGCTCTCTGCTCTCTAGATGGACAATCACCTTGCCCTGATGCCCATGCAGATGGCGACAAGAGAGACAAGGATCAAGCGAGAAGTCAGGATTGAGCTCCTGCGACCAAACACGATGCCCGTAACAAAAATCAAACTCTTTAGCAATTTGGTAAATCATAGGTCAAACTTATACCACAAATCCCATCGATTTCTCGCTATCAAAGTTACCTGATAGCTCCTTTTGGATCTCCTCCTCAAAATCATGAAGCAAAAAGAGGGGTTTCTCCTTGGCAGCAACCTTATAGGCCGTATTTTTCACCACAAGAGTGATCTGGCCGCCCGTGAGTGCATATTTGGTGAGCTTCTCAATGGAGAATCCCTCCTCAAATTGAGCGTTTTTAGGAAGAAGGCGCTTCCAGAGCTCTAGGCGCTGCTTCTCATCAGGCTTTTTAAACTCAATCTTATAGTTAAAACGCCGCGAAAAGGCGCTATCAATGGTCTCTAAAAGGTTGGTCGTGGCGATGAGGATTCCTTCAAATTTCTCAATCTGCTCCAAGAAGATATTTTGCATTTGATTGTGCATCTTCTCCGCACCCCCTGCGCTGGATGAGGTTCGGGTGCTGAGAAACTGATCAGCCTCATCCAAAAGCAAGATAGGCTCATTTTTGCTCTTTTGGGAGAGCTCTTTGTAGGTGTCAAAGATTTTGCGAACATTCTTCTCGCTCTCCCCCACATACATGGAGAGAATCTTGGAGCAATCAAAGCTGAGCACGGGCTTTTTGAGTGACTTGGCCAGTGAGAGCGCCGTCATGGTTTTGCCTGTCCCTGCGGCTCCATAGAGGATGATTTTGGCATCAATTCCTCTTCGTTTGTCTTTGATTCCCCACTCTTTAAGGAGGTTGACCACACGCACATCAACCTGTTTAAGAAGACTATTGAGCGTCTCTCGTGTCTTTGGGTGAAGCACCACATCCTCTAGGCTTGTCTTTGGCTCGATAAACTCAAAAATATCTTGCTCTTTGATGAGCGATTCGAGTTTGATTTTTTGGCGCTTCTTTTTCTTTTGAGGATGGGTGATTTTTTGCAAAATATCCTCAGGAATAAAGAAGGTGCGAGAGATTCCCCCAAAGGGAGTGAGCATCTCGTCATAATCGATGATGGCGCTATCGACTAGCTTGCTCTTCTCATCCAAAAGCGCTCGATTCTTGATTCGATCATACTCATCCTCACTCACTAGGTCAATGAGGCTGTTCATGTCGCGCATCTGATCATCGCTCCCTGCATACTCCTCTTTCAAAAGTGCGATAAAGATCGTGCGCTCCTTCTCATTCAGCCCACACTCTTTGAAAAACCCCTCCAGCTCCATCTCTTTGTCCGTGATCAAGACACGCTCTTTGATGCGCTCTTCAAGAAGCTTGAGCTTATATTTATTGCGCCCCAAAGAGGGAGAATCTTGTGTGTGACTCTGCTTGAGTGAATTGATCTTGTGCAAAAGGTCGATTCTTAGGAACTGATCCTTGAGGTATTCGAGGTGATCATCATAGGGGGTCACCTCTGGCAACTCCATGTGAATCTCCCCATCTTCAAGAAGCTTAAGAAAAGTGGAGCTAAGCGAGATAGAACTGTTGAGAAGCTCTAAAATCGCCACATCATTGAGTTTGACATGGAGAAAGCTGTTTTGGATAATCCAACCAAGCTCTAGCAGATTTTTGATGCTCTTGAGGAGTTTGAGATGCTCAAATCCCTTGCCCTCTTCCTCAAAAAGCGTCCCTAGAATATCAATCGCCACCAAATCATCATTCCCCTTGAGAAGCTCTAGCGTCATGTAGCGAAGAATCTCCGCCTCCTCCATGGAGCATTTGAGATGGGGGTAGATAGCCGTAGAGGAGAGGTCGGCAGCATGAATGAACTCAAAAAGGTGTTTCAATCCGTTTCCTTGCATAAAATTGGTGCGAGTATATCACATTTAAGAATCATCGAAAGGATCAAGATGCACCGTGATGCTCCAGCGCACCCCTTGATCTAGCGCCTCAATCGCCGCCTCGATTCTATCAGAGACGGCGTGTGCTTCCACCAGCATGAACTCTCGCCCAAACACCAAATGGACATCGACAAAGCGATCACTCCCCGCCTCGCGAGTTTTGAGATGGTGGAAGCTGCTCACCTCAGGACAAGCCGCGATGATGGAGCGAATCTTCTCGGTCATCTCCTCGTCCATCGCTTTATCCAAGAGCATCCAAACTCCCTCCTTGATGAGACCATAGGCGGAATAGATAATATAAAAGGCAATAAGGATTCCAAGCACTCCATCAATGAAGTGATACTCCGTCCAAGCGATAAAACCTAGAGAGAAGAGAATCACGCCATTGCTCAAAAGATCCGTCTGATAGTGGAGCGCATCGGCCTTGATGACCATGTTTTGGCTTTTTTTGGCCACATAAAGAAGGAAAAGCACCAAAGCCAGCGTCACGACAAAAGAGATTCCCATTACAATGATAGAGGGGGTGAGGTGCGAAACCTCCTCGCCATAGTAGAGTTTTTGGATTGATTCATAAAGAATAAAAAGCCCCGAGAGCGTGATAATCGTCCCTTCAATGACGCTCGCTAGCGCTTCGATTTTGCCTCGTCCATAGTTAAAAGTCTCATCTGCGGGCTTTTCAGAGTTGTGAAGGGCGACATAGTTAAAGAGCGAGATGGTCAAATCCAAAATCGAATCAATCGCCGAAGCCAGCACCGCCACCGAACCACTCGCCAATCCCACCACAAACTTGATGATCGCAAGCGTTCCTGCGGTGAGGCTAGAGATGAGGGTGGCTTTCTTTTGGAGGGTCATAAACTATCCTGTGAATATCTTTTTCAAAAGCTTGATTCTACCCAATATCGACTTGGAAATCCTCCCATGCAAAGTCTGTTTCTTAAACTAGGATCTCTTTTTATGTTATAAAATAAACTTATTTTTAAATTTTATTTTAAAGTTCTTTCGATACGATTTACTCACCAATCAACCTCAACCTAAGGATGGAACTCATGAAATTGTTGAAACTGATCTTCGCAGGATTTGTAGCGTTTTCTTTGATGTCAGGCGTAGCGTTTGCTGACCCCGTAAAAGGCCAAAAATACTACCTCAAAACCATGTCTAAACAAACAGGTCTTAAGGGCGACAAGTTTGCCGCATTGCACACTCAAGCGGAGTGGAAGAAGCTTTTTGAAAACAATGGCGAGGGCTTCATTAAAGAGATGTCGGCCAAGTTCCCCAGCCTAGCTGAATTCTTTGCTAGTGACAACTTTAAAAACAAAATCATGGAAGATCTAAAAGACTTCTGCATCCACTACGCTAGCGACAGCGGTAACGTTCCCTCTTGCTAACCCTTAAGCGCCGAGAGGTTTCTCCTCCTACTCGGCGCTTCTTCTATTGAGATACTTCTCCTGCACCAACAACTCCACAATACTCTTATAGACGGGCACCGCGGTGCGTGCTGCAAAATACTCCTCGCTCGCATCAGGT comes from Wolinella succinogenes DSM 1740 and encodes:
- a CDS encoding 7-carboxy-7-deazaguanine synthase QueE, which translates into the protein MYPVTEIFYSIQGEGHHSGKAALFVRLHGCNLACDFCDEPSHTQGEYENQSQEAILEQLRAYPAHFVVITGGEPTLFDLNPLIKFLQKEGYFVAIETNGYNLAHIQAADWITYSPKNWNTLAKEGYDELKFIIHHASDITPLLALFQEKPLYLQPQSDGSALNAANVARCVELILEHPEWRLSLQTHKILEIP
- the queC gene encoding 7-cyano-7-deazaguanine synthase QueC, coding for MTSLTPSALSSSHALVVFSGGQDSTTCLGWAIKHFKSVEAITFDYGQRHRIEIEQSRLIAQKLGIKQFILEFDLFSKLGDSALLETSSDLKASPHRTKPHLPASFVPNRNALFFTLAHAYAQREGLTHIITGISEADYSGYPDCREEFITHLERTLNLGSDSSILFAYPLLHRNKAQTFALAKECGVLDLVLEESHTCYNGDRSHRYEWGYGCKECPACGLREKGWREYQASL
- a CDS encoding 6-carboxytetrahydropterin synthase is translated as MIYQIAKEFDFCYGHRVWSQELNPDFSLDPCLSCRHLHGHQGKVIVHLESRELQRGMVTDFAHLNWFKRFIDEVLDHRFIIDIDDPLFPTLLPHFADKSALVWMEEGYARVDFERIKGESSPILELYESFVVVRFVPTSESIASWLLELLRSRIQPLGVKVSSVEFLETPKSRARVYNEA
- a CDS encoding ATP-binding protein, with amino-acid sequence MKHLFEFIHAADLSSTAIYPHLKCSMEEAEILRYMTLELLKGNDDLVAIDILGTLFEEEGKGFEHLKLLKSIKNLLELGWIIQNSFLHVKLNDVAILELLNSSISLSSTFLKLLEDGEIHMELPEVTPYDDHLEYLKDQFLRIDLLHKINSLKQSHTQDSPSLGRNKYKLKLLEERIKERVLITDKEMELEGFFKECGLNEKERTIFIALLKEEYAGSDDQMRDMNSLIDLVSEDEYDRIKNRALLDEKSKLVDSAIIDYDEMLTPFGGISRTFFIPEDILQKITHPQKKKKRQKIKLESLIKEQDIFEFIEPKTSLEDVVLHPKTRETLNSLLKQVDVRVVNLLKEWGIKDKRRGIDAKIILYGAAGTGKTMTALSLAKSLKKPVLSFDCSKILSMYVGESEKNVRKIFDTYKELSQKSKNEPILLLDEADQFLSTRTSSSAGGAEKMHNQMQNIFLEQIEKFEGILIATTNLLETIDSAFSRRFNYKIEFKKPDEKQRLELWKRLLPKNAQFEEGFSIEKLTKYALTGGQITLVVKNTAYKVAAKEKPLFLLHDFEEEIQKELSGNFDSEKSMGFVV
- a CDS encoding cation diffusion facilitator family transporter codes for the protein MTLQKKATLISSLTAGTLAIIKFVVGLASGSVAVLASAIDSILDLTISLFNYVALHNSEKPADETFNYGRGKIEALASVIEGTIITLSGLFILYESIQKLYYGEEVSHLTPSIIVMGISFVVTLALVLFLLYVAKKSQNMVIKADALHYQTDLLSNGVILFSLGFIAWTEYHFIDGVLGILIAFYIIYSAYGLIKEGVWMLLDKAMDEEMTEKIRSIIAACPEVSSFHHLKTREAGSDRFVDVHLVFGREFMLVEAHAVSDRIEAAIEALDQGVRWSITVHLDPFDDS